One Deltaproteobacteria bacterium genomic window, AGCGCGCGTCCCGGCTTCTCGCGCCGGTGCCGGCGGTCCTTCATGTAGGCGTCGAGCACCGCCTGCCGCCGTTCCTCCGGCATGTCCGCCGCCAGCTCGCGCAACCGTGACAGGGGTTCGCGCGTGTGCGGGTACAGGATGGCGGCGATGACCCGCTCCTCCGCCTGGCGGTCGTAGTCCACGAGCGTCACGTTCCCGGTTTCCCGCGCCGTCTCCGTGACCAGTTCCCGCGCCAACGCGCGCGTCCCGCTGAAAGTTTCCGACAGCCAAGCGCTCGCCCGCGCCCGCTTGACGAACGACGGGATGAGCGCGTCGAGCTCCCCGCGCATGGCGGAGCCGAGGTCGCGTATTTCGGCGAGGTCACTGGAGTAGCACTTCGACAGCAGGTACTCGTAGGCCTGTCCGACGCCGAAGAGCCCGACGTTGGTGCGTGTGGCCGCCGGCAGGTAGCCCCGCAGGATGTCGCACGCATGGGCGCGCACGGTGGAACGGTAGGCGCTCTCGGCCCACCTGGCGAGCTTCTCGTCCTTCCGCGCGTCGGCGTAGGAGATGGGGTCGCCGGTTCGCGGGTTGCGCAGTTCCGTCTCCTCCAGCGGCAGGGACTTGCGCACGTGCTCGATCACCGGCTCCATCTGGCGCGAGTACGAGTCGAACAGAAGCTCCATGAGCTCCAGGTAGTCGCGCCGGTGCGGCGAAGCGTCCAGGGTCGGCTCGACGTAGTACAGGTAGCGGCCGGAGGCGTCCTTGCGGTCGAAGCGCACGTAGCGGGTGGACTTCTCCAGCGGCGCCATGCCGATGCGCGCGTCCTCCAGGACCTTGGCGGCCACGTTGGAGATGTCCTCGCAAGCCACGTGGGCGCCGCCGAGCTGCGCCACCGAGTCGTCGCCGTAACCCACGAGCACCCGGTCGTAGAAGGCGCGGGCGCGCCGCACCGCCGGGTCGTCGGGTGCCGCGGGCTCCGGTACCCCGAGGGCGGGGGAGAGGTCGGCGTCTCCCAGGAACTCGTCCAGGAACGTGCGCCGGAGGTCCCTGGCCGAGCGGCTGTAGCGGGAAAACAGCGCTCCGGCCACCTCCTGGGGCAGGCGCAGGCCGAAGACCGGCCGGTCCACGTTGGTGAAGAAGGGCGCGAGCCGCTCGCGCTCCGCGGGACTGAAGGGTTCCATGGATGTCGGGCTCGATCGGAAAGAATTGAGTTAACAGTTGCGGATCGGCCAGATCAAGTGAAAAGCTGGTGAAATGGCGCCCGAAGGCACCGGTCCGCATTGTGCGCGGCCCGGATCATCTGGCACACTTGAGTTGAGAACAAGAAGCTCACGCGCCAAGGAGTCCATCGTCCATGAGCGACGCCCGTCTCGACGAATTGTGCATCAACACCATCCGCACCCTGTCCATCGACGGAGTCCAGCAGGCCAATTCCGGTCATCCGGGCACGCCCATGGCCATGGCACCGGTGGCCTACTGCCTGTGGCAGCGCTTCCTTCGTTTCGATCCCGACGATCCCATCTGGCCCAACCGGGACCGCTTTGTGCTGTCCGCGGGCCACGCCTCCATGCTCCTCTACTCGCTGCTGCACCTGACCGCGGTCAAGGCGGTGAGCAAGGACTACGAGACCCTGGGGGACCTGTCGGTGCCGTTGGAGGCTCTGAAACAGTTCCGCCAGCTCGACAGCCGCTGCCCGGGTCATCCCGAGTACCGCTGGACTTCGGGGGTGGAGACCACCACGGGCCCCCTAGGCCAGGGCGTCGCCACCAGCGTGGGCATGGCCATCGCCGGAAGCTGGATGGCCGCGCGCTACAACCGGCCCGGCTTCGAGGACCTGGTCGACTTCGACGTCTACGCCCTGTGCGGCGACGGCTGCATGATGGAGGGGGTGTGCAACGAGGCCGCGTCCCTCGCCGCGCACCTCAAGCTCTCCAAGCTGTGCTGGATCTACGACAACAACCGCATCACCATCGAGGGCCACACCGCCCTGGCCTTTTCCGACGACGTGGCCACGCGCTTCCTGGGCCACGGCTGGAACGTGGTGCGCGTGGGCGACGCCAACGACCTGGAGATGCTGGAGCGGGCGTTCCGCACGTTCCACGACACCACCGACCGGCCCACCCTGATCATCGTCGACAGCCACATCGGTTACGGCTCGCCCAACAAGCAGGACACCAGCGGCGCCCACGGCGAGCCGCTGGGGGTGGAGGAGGTGAAGCTTACCAAGAAGCGCTACGGCTGGCCGGAGGACGCGCGCTTCCACGTTCCCGACGGCGTGCGCGAGCATTTCCGGGCGGGCATGGGAGAACGCGGCAAGGCCCTGCGGGATGCCTGGTTCGCGCGCATCGAGGACTACCGGGCGCGCTATCCGGAGCTGGCGGACGAGCTTTACCGGATGCAGCACCGCCAGCTTCCCGAGGGCTGGGACCGGG contains:
- the tkt gene encoding transketolase; amino-acid sequence: MSDARLDELCINTIRTLSIDGVQQANSGHPGTPMAMAPVAYCLWQRFLRFDPDDPIWPNRDRFVLSAGHASMLLYSLLHLTAVKAVSKDYETLGDLSVPLEALKQFRQLDSRCPGHPEYRWTSGVETTTGPLGQGVATSVGMAIAGSWMAARYNRPGFEDLVDFDVYALCGDGCMMEGVCNEAASLAAHLKLSKLCWIYDNNRITIEGHTALAFSDDVATRFLGHGWNVVRVGDANDLEMLERAFRTFHDTTDRPTLIIVDSHIGYGSPNKQDTSGAHGEPLGVEEVKLTKKRYGWPEDARFHVPDGVREHFRAGMGERGKALRDAWFARIEDYRARYPELADELYRMQHRQLPEGWDRDLPEFPADPKGLAGRDASGKVLNALARNVPWLMGGAADLAPSTKTRLTFDGAGDFSAENRAGRNLHFGVREHAMASVMNGMALIKVRAFGSGFLIFSDYARGAIRLSALMELPVVHVFTHDSIGVGEDGPTHQPVEHLASLRAVPGLMVLRPADANEVTAAWKVIMERHHEPAVLVLTRQALPTLDRERYASADGVTRGAYVLADAPGGKPEVLLLATGSEVSLCVEAHETLTAEGVRARVVSMPCWELFDDQDEDYRDSVIPPEVTARVSVEQASVFGWSKYTGLTGHQIGMRSFGASAPLKDLQKKFGFTAADVVAAAKAQLARRKT
- a CDS encoding FAD-dependent thymidylate synthase, with protein sequence MEPFSPAERERLAPFFTNVDRPVFGLRLPQEVAGALFSRYSRSARDLRRTFLDEFLGDADLSPALGVPEPAAPDDPAVRRARAFYDRVLVGYGDDSVAQLGGAHVACEDISNVAAKVLEDARIGMAPLEKSTRYVRFDRKDASGRYLYYVEPTLDASPHRRDYLELMELLFDSYSRQMEPVIEHVRKSLPLEETELRNPRTGDPISYADARKDEKLARWAESAYRSTVRAHACDILRGYLPAATRTNVGLFGVGQAYEYLLSKCYSSDLAEIRDLGSAMRGELDALIPSFVKRARASAWLSETFSGTRALARELVTETARETGNVTLVDYDRQAEERVIAAILYPHTREPLSRLRELAADMPEERRQAVLDAYMKDRRHRREKPGRALEQVFYTFDIIGNLGIYRDLQRHRLLTQERQDFTTAHGYDTPPEIVEAGFGDAYRRCMERAAEVHHRIHADHPREAQYVVPFAYRVRWYMKMNLREAVHIGELRTLPQGHPDYRDITQKMWREIGRVHPRLAGYAKFIDWKTYRLGRLASELRTEFKKSGR